ATCGACTGCAGGGCCGCGCCGGCAAGGGGATCATCGACATCAAGACGGGCGGCCGCAACGGCAACGTCGTCGGCATGTTGCAGGTCCGTGACGAGGACGATCTGCTCGTCGTCACCACCAAGGGCAAGATCATCCGTATGCACGCCGCCGACATCTCCTCCCAGGGGCGCAACACGTGGGGCGTGCGGATCATCGACCTGGAGCCGGACGACCGGGTCGGCTCGATCGCCCGCGTGGAGGCCGAGCAGACCTCCGAAGCCCAGTAGTAGCCGGATGCTCGACGTCCGCCTCGTCCGCGAGCAGCCCGAGGCCGTCGAGCGAGGACTGGCGGCGCGGGGTGAATCACCTGCCGTCGTGAAGGACCTGCTCGCGCTCGACGCCGATCGGCGGCGGCTGGTCCGCGAGGCCGAGGAGCTCAAGGCCGAGCGCAATCGCGTCTCCGAGGCCATCGGCCAGGCCCGGCGGCGGGGTGAGGATGCCCGGGCCGAACAGGCCCGGATGCGCGAGGCGGGCGAGCGCATCAAGGCCCTGGACGCCGAGGTGGCGGCCCGCGAGAGCGCCATCGAGCGTCTGCTGCTGCAACTGCCCAACCTGCCGCAGCCCTCCGTGCCGCCGGGCCTCACCGAGGACCAGAACGTCGAGGTCCGCCGCTGGGGCACCCCGCGCTCGTTCGGGTTCGCGCCGCGCCCGCACGAGGAGATCGGCGAGCGCCTGGGGCTGCTCGATTTCGCGCGGGCGGCCCGGCTCGCCAAATCGCGGTTCACGGTGCTGTGGGCCGGGGGGGCCCGGCTGGAGCGAGCCCTGACGCAGTTCATGCTCGATCTGCAGACGCGCGAGCACGGCTACACCGAGGTGTGGACGCCGCACCTGGTGAACAGCGAGACGATGCTGGGCACCGGCCAGCTACCGAAGTTCGAGGACCAGCTCTTCAAGACCCAGGAGCCGGACGAGAACCGCACGCTCTATCTCATTCCCACGGCCGAGGTCCCGCTGACGGCGCTGCACCGCGGCGAGATCCTGCCCGAGGCGACCCTGCCCCGGCGATACGTGGCCTTCACCCCCTGCTACCGCCGGGAGGCCGGCACGTACGGCAAGGACATGAAGGGCATGATCCGGCAGCATCAGTTCGACAAGGTCGAGCTGGTGAAGATCACCACGCCGGCTCAGTCCGCCGAGGAGCTGGAGTCCATGGTGCGACACGCCGAGACGGTGCTGCAGCGGCTGGAGCTGCCCTATCGGGTGGTCGAGCACTGCGCCGGCGACATGGGGTTTGCCGCGGCCAAGAGCTACGACCTGGAGGTGTGGCTCCCCGGGCAGGGGCGGTATCGCGAGATTTCCTCGTGCTCCAACTGCGAGGCGTTCCAGGCGCGCCGCCTGGAGCTTCGCTATCGGCCCGCCGGCGGGGGCCGGGTGGAGTTCTGCCACACGCTGAATGGCTCGGGGCTGGCCGTGGGCCGCACCCTGATCGCCGTGCTGGAGAATTGCCAGGACGCCGACGGGAGCGTGAGCATCCCGCCCGTCCTGCGGCCGTACATGGGTGGGCTCGACCGCCTGACCGCCTCGACGTAAACGTCCGGCCAGGGTGAGACGTCCGCTTTAGGCGCGACTGCCGAAACGTCACCGCACGTGTCACCGTCAGCGGATGCCCGCGAATAACCCCGCGACAACTGGGGCCCAGGATGTGGCATCGGCCGTGCAGTCGCGTCGACTCGCGCCGGCTCGCGGAAGTCGGGCGGCGCGGGAGGTCGGCCATGAGGAAGGCGTCGCTGCTCATCCTGCTCCTGGCCGTGCCGCTCGGGATCGTCCCGGCGGCGCCGGCGCGGGCCACGAACGTCAACATCGGCATCAACGTCAACGTTCCGCCGCCGCCGGTCCTGGTGGCGACGCCGCGCCTGGTCGTCATCCCGGGCAGCCCGGTCCGGTACGCCCCCGGCGTGGAATTCAACCTTTTCGTGCACCGCGGGCGCTATTACAGCTTCCACAACGGCGTGTGGTTTCATTCGCCGAGGCGGGGCGGCCCCTGGGTCATGATCCAGATGGACAAGGTGCCCCATGTGGTGCGGACCGTCCCGGCAAGCTACTACCGAGTCCGGCCCGGGCACGCCAAGAAGCTCCATCGGGCCGGCCCGCCGCTGCGGCCGCCGGGCCGAGAGCGGCACAGGTAACGCCCGCCCGCCGAATCGAGGGGCTGGCAGGTCATCGCCAGCCCCGAAAGGTTCACTGGCCATTAAATGCCTGAGTCACGACCCGGCGGATCGCCTCGCGGTCGAAGGGCTTGGCCAGGCAGGTAGTCTTGGTGGACTCCAGGAACTCGCGCGTTTCCGGCCCGAGCAGGTCGCCCGTCATGAAGACGAAGCGTGGTCGGCGATCGGGGGAATGCGCCGCGACCTCGCGATAGAGCCGCGGGCCGTCGACGTCCGGCATCCGGATGTCGGTGATGATTAGATCGTAACGGCGGGTCGCCATGAGCTCGAGGGCGCTGACCCCGCTGAGCGCGGCGTCGGCGCGATGGCCATCCGATCGCAGCATCTCGGCCACCAGGTGGGCGACCGCGGCCTCGTCATCGACGACGAGAACCGCTTTGCCCTCGGTGGCGGGGACCTCTGCCGCGGCCGGGTCGAGCGGCTCGGCCGGCGTCGTCGCCACCGGCAGCTCCACCGTGAACACGGCGCCGCGGCCCGGCCGCCCGTCCACACGCATCGTTCCTCCATGGCTCTCGACGATGCCCAGGCAGAGCGAGAGCCCGAGCCCGGTCCCGTGCCCCATCGGCTTGGTCGTGAAGAAGGGCTCGAAGATGCGGGCCTGGACCTCGGCGGGGATCCCCGGGCCGGTGTCGGCGACCTGGAGCACGACCAGCGAACGGCTGCGGTCGTGGCGCGTCGTGATGGCCAGGCGCCGGACCGGAGCTTCGCGCATGGCCTGGTGGGCGTTCGTCAAGAGGTTCACCATCACCTGCTGGAGCTGGTGGCCATCGGCCCAGAGCTCCGGCAAGTCGGCGGCCAGATCGACATCGGCCTGGACGTTATCCAGGCGGAACGGGTAGGCCAGCAGCTCCAGGGCCTCCGTCACGACACGGTTCAGGACCACCGGCCGCCGCTCGGGAGGATGCTTGCGGGCCAACGCCAGGAAGTTGCGCACGATGCGGCCGCAGCGGCTCGAGGCCTGCTCGATCTGCACGGCCGACGGCTCGTGCGGGGTGCCCGTCAGCGTGGATTTCAGCATCCCGGCGTAGCCGCTGATGACGGTGAGCGGATTGTTCAGCTCGTGAGCGACGCCGGCCAGGAGCTGACCCATCGTCGCCAGCTTCTCGCTCTGGCGGAGGGCATCCTCGGTGCGCCGCCGTTCTGCCGCGAGCCGGTGCCTCTCGAGGATCAGCGAAGCGTGATCGGCGAAGGCCGCCAGCAAGGAGATCTCGTCGGCCGTGAAGCGGCGGCGCTGCTGCGTGTAGACGTTGAGCGCGCCGATGGCGCGGCCCGACGTCCGCAAGGGAACCCCGAGGAAGCCGTGGATGCCTTGCTCTTGCGCGCCCTGCCGGTGCTCGCGGTCGTAGCGCTGGTCCTCGGTGAGGTCCTCGACGGCCACCGGCGCGCCGGTGGCCACGACCACGCCGCTGAGGCTCTCGCCCGGCTTCAGGCGCGGGCGGGACACGAAGGTGAGCGAGTGCGTGCTGGCCTTGAGGACGAGCTCGTCGCCTTCGAGCAGCCGCAGGGACCCGGCCTCCACGCGCAGGAGCCGGGCCGCCTCGTTCACGATCACGGTCAGTGTTTCGTCGGGGTCGCTCACCGCGGCCAGCCGGCCGGCCAGGTTGTACAGCACCTCCAGGCGGTGCCGCTCACGCTCGGCCCGGTCGTACAGCCGGGCGTTGTCCAGGGAGGTGGCCGCCTGGTTGGCGAGGACGGAGAGCACCTTCAGCTCATCGGCGTCGAAGGCCTCGCCGGACAGCTTCTCTCCGACGAGGAGGATGGCCCGGACCCGGCCCTCGACCCGGACCGCGACGACGACGGCCGCGTTGACCCGGTCCAGCTCGTCCACCGCCGGCCCGAAGAACCGGGCGATGCGCGGGTTGAGCGTGGCTTCGTCCAGCACGAGCAGGCCATCCGCCTGCTCCAGCCACCCGACCAGCGGGCTCCCGGCCGGCAGCGCGGGCAGGCCCGCCTGCTCGCCGGTGATGCTCTGCTCCCGTTGCAAGACGAAGGCGTCGGCGGCCCCGTCGCGGATCAGGATCGCACAGTGCGTGAGGGGGACGCCGCGGACGAGTCCCTCCAGCAGTGTGTCGACCAGCGCCGAGAAGCTCATGATGGCGCTCATCCGCTTGCTGAGCGCCACCAGGGTCTCGTAGCACCCGCGGGAACGGCTGAACATCAGGCGCTCGATCCGGTCCTCTAACGGCCGTCCCAGCGGCGACAGGAGCAAGGTGAAGATGAAGCCCAGGGGAGCCACGATCCAGATCGCCGTGCCCGCCTTCAGGGCAAGCGCGTCCTCGACGATCCAGGTGAGGGCGGCGAGGGCCGCGGTCGCCGCCGCCGCCACGGTGCCGTAGACACCGGCTTTCTTGACCGCGACACTGACGTCGAACATCCGGTAGCGGATGATCGCGAACCCGAACAGGATGGCCGACACCATGTTGGCGGGGATGCCGACCGGATAGAGCGCCTCGAGCTCGGGAATCCGGCGCGCGAGCACGAAGCGCGCGATGTCCACGAAACCGCCCGCGATCGTGGCCAGCGTGCCCAGAGCGATCAGGGTGGCGCGATTGCGGCGGAAGCTGGACTCGACCCGGCGCCGGGCGCGATGCAGCTGGATCAGGCCGGCGACGAGGACGACGTAGAAGTACCCCAGGAACACGTAGTAGAGGGGCCCGGGCGCCGGCGCCCAGCCCCATGACGTCATCTGGATGCCGGCGATGAAGTAACGACCGGCGAGGAGATTGGCCGCCGCGAACAGGGCGGCCAGCGAATAGGTGGCGATGAGCGCCGAGCGTTGCTGGGCCCGGCGCTCGAGGAAGATCAGCATGAAGTGCCAGTAGAACGCGGGCAGGGCGATCACCCCGACGTGAATGATGACCTCCCAGAGGTACGCCGTGTCCGCGTCGCTCACCCGCCGGAGCATGAACACGCCGAGATTCCAGAGGGCCATGGCCGACACGAGGGCGGCGAAGATGCGATTCAGACTGTGCCCGGGGTTGCGGAGCAGCGAGATGGTCACCAGGCAGGCATTCAGCACGAACGCCGCGAGAGGCAGGAGGTGATGGAGGGTCATCGCTACGCCGTGTCACGATTATGGTGGGCGCCGCTGACGGCGGCCAACTTCCCCGGCGAGTGAAGCGATTGCATCAGCCGACACGCCGCGCCCCTCCTGGTGTATGGTTAGCCCTGAGTCGCTCACGCCGGCAGGTCGTCGGGGCCTCTTATAGGTGCTTGGGCGTTCCGCGAATTCGACCCCGGCTTGCGGGAAGGGGGAACGAGCGAGAGGGATGGATCCGAAGCGGTCGTCCGCCCTGGTCAGGTCCGTTCTCGACGAGGCGATGGAGACCGTCGCCGCCCGCGGGGCGGAGCACGTCGACGACGTCGTCAAGGAGAGCTTGACCCGGATCCTGAGGGAGACGCAGGGAATGCGAACGGTCGAGCGCCTGGCCGTGTTCGCGGCGGCCTTCGAGGTGACGTTGCGACAGTATCTCCTGTGGCAGGAAAGCAAGAGCCCGCGGCAGCGCCGGAACTAACGAGCCGGGCGCCTAAACGCCGCCGCTCCGCGGTGTGGGTCAACGAGGAGGGCTTCGCCAATGCGACTCACGATCATCGCGGCTATCGTGGCGCTGATCATCGGCTTCAGCGCCGGCTACCTGATGTGGGGGGAACGCAGCCAGCAGGCGGCCGCTGACCTGGATGCGCTGAAGATGCGCCAGGCCCAGCAGGCCGACGAGCTGCGCAAGGTGAAAGAGGAGCTGACCACCGAGCGCGAGCAGCGGCAGAGCCTGGAAGCCGTAATCAGCCAGGGACGGAAGTGAAGGGGGGACTGAGCGGGCACGCGGAGATCCTGGCCTATCTGAAGGAGACGTTTCCCCCGTGGGAAGTTGTGCCGGCCCGCCGGTACGCGGGCACCGCGGCCCCGGTGTTCGCCATCGTGCAGAACTACGTCGAGCGCCAGCTCGAAGTGGACCGGACGCTCCTGGACGAGCCCGACACGCTGGTGAAGCTGCTCAGAACGCGGCGCGTGGCCGAGACCATGCGCGATGAGCCGGGCCGGCGCCTGGTGGTGCGCCGGGCCGGCGACGGAGGTCTCCTGGTCGACGTCGACGCCCTGAGAAAATAGCCTCGGGTCTCTTGAAGTCGCCCGGCTCATCGCCTACCTTGCTCGAATCTCGATTCCGGGGCCGGGAAGATACCGATGAAGGTGAGCCGGGCCACGTTTGTCGTCGGCGCTCTGGGCGCGCTTCTCGTGCCGCTCGC
Above is a genomic segment from Candidatus Methylomirabilota bacterium containing:
- the serS gene encoding serine--tRNA ligase; protein product: MLDVRLVREQPEAVERGLAARGESPAVVKDLLALDADRRRLVREAEELKAERNRVSEAIGQARRRGEDARAEQARMREAGERIKALDAEVAARESAIERLLLQLPNLPQPSVPPGLTEDQNVEVRRWGTPRSFGFAPRPHEEIGERLGLLDFARAARLAKSRFTVLWAGGARLERALTQFMLDLQTREHGYTEVWTPHLVNSETMLGTGQLPKFEDQLFKTQEPDENRTLYLIPTAEVPLTALHRGEILPEATLPRRYVAFTPCYRREAGTYGKDMKGMIRQHQFDKVELVKITTPAQSAEELESMVRHAETVLQRLELPYRVVEHCAGDMGFAAAKSYDLEVWLPGQGRYREISSCSNCEAFQARRLELRYRPAGGGRVEFCHTLNGSGLAVGRTLIAVLENCQDADGSVSIPPVLRPYMGGLDRLTAST
- a CDS encoding GAF domain-containing protein produces the protein MTLHHLLPLAAFVLNACLVTISLLRNPGHSLNRIFAALVSAMALWNLGVFMLRRVSDADTAYLWEVIIHVGVIALPAFYWHFMLIFLERRAQQRSALIATYSLAALFAAANLLAGRYFIAGIQMTSWGWAPAPGPLYYVFLGYFYVVLVAGLIQLHRARRRVESSFRRNRATLIALGTLATIAGGFVDIARFVLARRIPELEALYPVGIPANMVSAILFGFAIIRYRMFDVSVAVKKAGVYGTVAAAATAALAALTWIVEDALALKAGTAIWIVAPLGFIFTLLLSPLGRPLEDRIERLMFSRSRGCYETLVALSKRMSAIMSFSALVDTLLEGLVRGVPLTHCAILIRDGAADAFVLQREQSITGEQAGLPALPAGSPLVGWLEQADGLLVLDEATLNPRIARFFGPAVDELDRVNAAVVVAVRVEGRVRAILLVGEKLSGEAFDADELKVLSVLANQAATSLDNARLYDRAERERHRLEVLYNLAGRLAAVSDPDETLTVIVNEAARLLRVEAGSLRLLEGDELVLKASTHSLTFVSRPRLKPGESLSGVVVATGAPVAVEDLTEDQRYDREHRQGAQEQGIHGFLGVPLRTSGRAIGALNVYTQQRRRFTADEISLLAAFADHASLILERHRLAAERRRTEDALRQSEKLATMGQLLAGVAHELNNPLTVISGYAGMLKSTLTGTPHEPSAVQIEQASSRCGRIVRNFLALARKHPPERRPVVLNRVVTEALELLAYPFRLDNVQADVDLAADLPELWADGHQLQQVMVNLLTNAHQAMREAPVRRLAITTRHDRSRSLVVLQVADTGPGIPAEVQARIFEPFFTTKPMGHGTGLGLSLCLGIVESHGGTMRVDGRPGRGAVFTVELPVATTPAEPLDPAAAEVPATEGKAVLVVDDEAAVAHLVAEMLRSDGHRADAALSGVSALELMATRRYDLIITDIRMPDVDGPRLYREVAAHSPDRRPRFVFMTGDLLGPETREFLESTKTTCLAKPFDREAIRRVVTQAFNGQ